Proteins from a single region of Companilactobacillus farciminis KCTC 3681 = DSM 20184:
- a CDS encoding class II fumarate hydratase, with protein MSEYRIEEDTLGAVKIPKSALWGAQTQRSCNNFSTGSKMPLEIIKALLQIKKAAAVANKEVGAIAGDKADLIVAAIDQLLKLDDSNLRKDFPLVVYQTGSGTQTNMNVNEVVSHVAQNINPQLEILPNDDVNHGQSSNDIFPTAMNITAAMAVEKLIDSLKHLIEELQKKQAKYWHVVKIGRTHLQDATPLTFGQEVSGWVSMLQHDLDYLQTLKKTLGELAMGGTAVGTGLNAAPGFAEKIAEQMSIVYDFEFTADTNKFFGLAAHSGLNVVHGAIKTLASDLLKIANDVRFLASGPRSGYGELNIPANEPGSSIMPGKVNPTQAEAITMAAVKVMGNDVTIDLAASQGNFEMNVYKPVLISTFLESADLLTGTMTGFADKMIAGLTVNETRMEELVDQSLMTVTALSPHIGYHHSAEIAQLAQREGTTLREAAIKSKLVTAEQFDQWVVPIDMTNIEEKKDGE; from the coding sequence ATGTCAGAATATCGAATTGAAGAAGATACTTTAGGAGCAGTTAAGATTCCAAAAAGTGCACTCTGGGGAGCTCAAACACAACGTAGTTGCAATAACTTTTCCACGGGAAGTAAGATGCCGTTAGAAATTATTAAAGCATTATTGCAGATAAAAAAAGCAGCAGCTGTTGCCAATAAAGAAGTTGGTGCGATTGCTGGGGACAAAGCTGATTTGATTGTTGCTGCAATTGATCAACTATTGAAACTCGATGATAGTAATTTACGCAAGGACTTTCCATTAGTGGTTTATCAAACAGGTTCTGGTACGCAGACGAACATGAACGTGAATGAAGTCGTTAGTCATGTTGCTCAAAATATCAATCCTCAATTAGAAATTTTGCCCAACGATGATGTTAACCATGGACAAAGTTCCAATGATATTTTTCCTACAGCAATGAATATTACGGCAGCTATGGCAGTTGAAAAGTTAATTGATTCTTTGAAACATTTGATTGAAGAATTGCAAAAGAAGCAAGCTAAGTATTGGCACGTAGTCAAGATTGGTCGAACACATTTACAAGATGCTACGCCTTTGACTTTTGGACAAGAAGTTAGTGGTTGGGTGTCGATGTTACAACACGATTTGGATTATTTACAAACACTCAAAAAGACCCTTGGCGAATTGGCAATGGGTGGGACAGCTGTGGGAACTGGTTTGAATGCTGCTCCCGGTTTTGCCGAGAAGATTGCCGAACAAATGAGTATAGTTTACGATTTTGAATTTACTGCTGATACGAATAAATTCTTCGGTTTGGCTGCACATTCTGGTTTAAACGTCGTTCACGGGGCAATCAAAACTTTGGCAAGTGATCTATTGAAGATTGCTAATGATGTCAGATTTTTGGCCAGTGGTCCACGTTCTGGTTACGGCGAATTGAATATTCCGGCTAATGAACCAGGCTCTTCAATCATGCCAGGAAAGGTCAACCCTACCCAAGCTGAAGCTATTACGATGGCGGCAGTCAAAGTTATGGGAAATGATGTCACAATTGATTTAGCTGCTAGTCAAGGTAACTTTGAAATGAATGTTTATAAGCCAGTTTTGATCAGTACCTTCTTAGAATCAGCTGATTTGTTGACTGGAACGATGACTGGTTTTGCAGATAAAATGATTGCTGGTCTGACAGTCAATGAAACTCGCATGGAAGAATTAGTCGACCAATCATTGATGACAGTTACGGCTTTGTCGCCACACATTGGTTATCACCACAGTGCTGAAATTGCCCAACTAGCTCAAAGAGAAGGAACGACTTTACGAGAAGCTGCTATTAAGTCTAAATTAGTTACCGCAGAACAATTCGATCAGTGGGTCGTGCCAATTGATATGACAAATATTGAGGAGAAAAAAGATGGCGAATAA
- a CDS encoding YfcC family protein: MAGAKKKKHSFPSAYTVIVIVLILVQALTFFIPSGKYSTLEYNSGLDKFVITEASGKTIKKPATQKTLDNYKIKINVSKFKDGTIYRPAAIPNTYHQIKKPKRGVFGTINQFLTSQVQGIVDSVDIIVFVLILGGVIGVVNATGAMDSGMMRLSEKLKGKQKWLIVIVTSLIGLGGTTFGMAEETIAFYPILIPIFLLAGYDTLTAVAAVYLGTAIGSMSSTINPFSTVIASNAAGINFTDGLPMRALMWVCAIGISIIYTIRYAEKVRKDPSKSLVADQAQEDKDRFLGDLDLSEKSDFTARQKLSLIIFALGFVVMIYGVQQLGWYFTEIAVVFLAVTYLLIFTAGLKESKFVDSFVSGAGDLLGVALTVGLARSVGIVMENSYVSDTIMNYFSNKISGMNSVLFICVLFFVYIVLGFFIQSSSGLAVLSMPIMAPLADVVGIDRALIINAYNWGQGLIGLIAPTGLILVSLSMVKVGFDKWIKFVTKLLIMIVVLILVFLSVGVLL, translated from the coding sequence ATGGCTGGTGCGAAGAAGAAAAAACATAGTTTTCCGTCTGCGTATACTGTTATCGTTATTGTTCTAATTTTAGTTCAAGCTCTGACATTCTTTATTCCTTCGGGAAAGTACAGCACGTTGGAATATAATTCAGGCTTGGACAAGTTTGTTATTACTGAGGCTTCAGGGAAGACAATCAAGAAGCCGGCAACACAGAAAACATTGGATAATTATAAGATTAAGATCAATGTTTCCAAATTCAAGGACGGTACGATCTATCGTCCGGCAGCAATTCCAAATACTTACCATCAAATTAAGAAACCTAAGCGTGGGGTCTTTGGAACTATTAATCAATTCTTAACCTCGCAAGTACAAGGTATCGTTGACAGTGTTGATATCATTGTCTTCGTCTTGATTCTTGGTGGGGTTATCGGAGTCGTCAATGCCACTGGAGCAATGGATTCAGGGATGATGCGACTTTCTGAAAAACTAAAAGGAAAACAAAAGTGGTTGATCGTAATCGTTACTTCCTTGATTGGTCTAGGTGGAACGACCTTTGGTATGGCCGAAGAAACGATTGCCTTTTATCCTATTTTGATTCCAATTTTCTTACTGGCGGGGTACGATACCTTAACGGCAGTAGCGGCAGTTTACTTAGGTACGGCAATTGGTTCGATGAGTTCGACGATTAATCCGTTCTCAACCGTTATTGCTTCTAATGCTGCCGGGATCAACTTCACGGATGGCTTGCCAATGAGAGCCTTGATGTGGGTTTGTGCAATTGGTATCTCGATTATTTACACAATTAGATACGCTGAAAAAGTTAGAAAAGATCCATCGAAATCATTAGTTGCTGATCAAGCTCAAGAAGATAAAGATCGTTTCTTAGGCGATTTAGACTTATCCGAAAAGAGTGACTTCACAGCTCGTCAGAAATTGTCATTGATTATTTTTGCTTTAGGATTCGTCGTGATGATTTATGGTGTTCAACAGTTAGGCTGGTACTTCACCGAAATTGCGGTTGTTTTCCTAGCCGTAACTTACTTGCTGATTTTTACAGCTGGTCTCAAAGAGTCCAAGTTCGTCGATAGTTTCGTTTCCGGAGCCGGAGACTTATTAGGAGTTGCTCTGACAGTTGGTTTAGCAAGATCTGTTGGTATCGTTATGGAAAACAGTTATGTCAGCGATACGATCATGAATTACTTCAGCAACAAGATTAGTGGCATGAACAGCGTCTTATTCATCTGCGTTTTGTTCTTTGTTTATATCGTTTTAGGGTTCTTTATTCAATCATCTTCAGGTTTGGCAGTACTTTCTATGCCAATCATGGCTCCTTTAGCCGATGTTGTGGGAATTGATCGTGCTTTGATCATCAATGCTTATAACTGGGGACAAGGTTTGATTGGTTTGATTGCGCCAACAGGATTGATTTTAGTATCGTTATCAATGGTTAAAGTTGGTTTCGATAAGTGGATCAAATTCGTTACGAAATTGCTGATTATGATAGTTGTTTTGATTTTAGTATTCTTAAGTGTCGGTGTTTTATTGTAA
- a CDS encoding putative metal homeostasis protein: MEKMNVATAYRNLKSPNLKTRKRALRAIKDSKKKPVK; the protein is encoded by the coding sequence ATGGAAAAAATGAATGTAGCAACGGCTTATCGCAATTTAAAAAGTCCTAATTTAAAGACTAGAAAAAGAGCTCTAAGAGCTATTAAAGATAGCAAAAAGAAACCTGTGAAATAA
- the rpsN gene encoding 30S ribosomal protein S14, which produces MAKKSKIIKNQKQQELIERYAAVRQELKAKGDYIGLSKLPRNSSPVRLKNRDAIDGRPHAYMRKFGMSRLNFRKLAHAGQIPGVKKASW; this is translated from the coding sequence ATGGCTAAAAAATCAAAAATCATTAAAAATCAAAAGCAACAAGAATTAATCGAAAGATATGCAGCAGTACGACAAGAATTAAAGGCAAAGGGTGATTACATTGGTTTATCCAAGTTGCCTCGTAATTCTAGTCCGGTTCGTTTGAAGAATCGTGATGCAATTGACGGTCGTCCCCACGCTTATATGCGCAAATTTGGGATGTCCCGTTTGAACTTTAGAAAACTAGCTCACGCCGGTCAAATTCCTGGTGTAAAGAAGGCTAGTTGGTAA
- a CDS encoding MarR family winged helix-turn-helix transcriptional regulator produces the protein MSNLTDDLMKQLRFISEAANFYMSQKKQKLTGQQRVLAVLKLGDGLTQNYLREILDLSPSSIAELMKKMENNGDIIRKEDEHDKRSKLIYLTDAGRQKAEDNASLKNENYSEAFLAGLNDEEKVDFSDYLKKISEGWDDDFKQNSEKFIDPTDRYQAMLNMREQMMDMRDKMTPEDIEHMRHEMREHMRHSPFNHCMPQGPHGHHGRRPDFRQDFWNGFRY, from the coding sequence ATGAGTAACTTAACAGATGATTTAATGAAACAATTACGCTTTATCAGTGAGGCCGCTAACTTCTACATGAGCCAAAAGAAGCAAAAACTTACGGGACAACAACGAGTTTTGGCTGTCTTGAAATTAGGCGACGGTCTCACGCAAAATTATTTACGTGAAATTTTGGACTTGAGTCCGAGTTCAATCGCTGAATTGATGAAAAAAATGGAAAACAACGGCGATATCATTCGTAAAGAAGATGAACACGACAAGCGCAGTAAACTGATCTACTTAACCGATGCTGGTCGTCAAAAAGCCGAAGACAATGCTTCTCTCAAAAATGAAAATTACAGTGAAGCCTTTCTAGCTGGTTTAAACGACGAAGAAAAAGTCGACTTCAGTGACTATCTCAAAAAGATTTCTGAGGGTTGGGACGATGATTTCAAACAAAATTCTGAAAAATTCATCGATCCAACTGACCGCTACCAAGCCATGCTTAACATGCGTGAACAAATGATGGATATGCGTGACAAAATGACACCCGAGGATATCGAACACATGCGTCATGAAATGCGTGAACATATGCGCCACTCACCTTTTAATCACTGCATGCCACAAGGTCCCCACGGACACCACGGTCGTCGCCCAGATTTTCGTCAAGATTTCTGGAACGGTTTTAGATATTAA